Proteins encoded by one window of Cannabis sativa cultivar Pink pepper isolate KNU-18-1 chromosome 4, ASM2916894v1, whole genome shotgun sequence:
- the LOC133037401 gene encoding uncharacterized protein LOC133037401 encodes MKDFKNRMTKDIIMPALKENDLGRLAQVPEKHPEIDAADWCKFVESRLTPEFLELSKVQRERSSKIQSRHRSGRSGMVNVREAVKKDLEVADPPRHRVWIKSRTKSRKLVTDYDKEIAEKIVSIY; translated from the exons atgaaagacttcaagaataggatgacaaaagacatcataatgcccgcgttgaaagagaatgatctgggacgactggcacaagtccctgaaaagcacccggagatcgacgctgctgattggtgcaaatttgttgaaagtcgactaactcctgaatttctg gaattgagtaaggtgcaacgtgaacgttcctcaaaaattcaatccagacatcgaagtggtcggagtggaatggtgaacgtacgggaagctgtg aaaaaggacctcgaagttgcagatcctccccgccaccgtgtttggattaaatctcgcaccaagagtagaaaacttgtcactgattacgacaaggaaattgccgagaagatagtaagtatatattaa